CAACTCCACTACTAGGTACCACTCGTTGACGCTCCACCAGACACGTCAAATCACCTGGAATgacctgctatggcatcaaaaacaaccacaacatAAAAAGAAAACAGGAGTCGGACCTCAGTACAACAAACCAGTAAAATTACGATGTATATAAAAGGCATGTAATAATACCAAGTAAATGCAATGATATACGACACATGAATGGTAACAATGGAATAACGGATACCAAACGGAGTCCAAACGAATAGCATCATCATCAGTAACAGTGGCCACTTGTGCCAGGAATGCAGTATCAAATCGCCGCtcgtccatgcacgtagcatcgagaATGCGAGTAGCTAAGTTGCTCGTCCCTAGCTATCATATGGGAATGTGGCTAATCCTAACCCATTTGTCCCTCTGATGACTCAATATATCTCAACAGAATCAACATAAATCAATGTCAAAGGAGTCAAGGCTCGATATGTTATGCCAATAAAATTTATGCATGAATACATCATAATAAATATTCAAGGCACATAATAGCAAACAACATTCATTGAATATTCTTACACGATAATATAAGCGTCATAATGATAAAGCTTTGAGCGTACCTCAACTGTAACTTACAATACCATTGTACTTTCTTAAGAACTTTCTGATGAACTCGTCCAATAATATAACCTATAATATAAATTCTTTATGTACTTCAAGATACTGCATTCGAACTGACTAAAACAATTTAAATCGGAGCggttaaaaatcgaattttcaGCAACCTATAAACCCATCAAAATCTGGAATTTCGAGCTTAATACCTGTGATCTCGCGGAGGTGGCTCGCCGGAAAATTTGCCGGAAACTCGCCGGAAACCGAGCTAAAAATAGCTGGAAATCAGCTGAAAACAGGGAGAATATAAAAGGCTTCGATTCCTTGCTCAATAAACCCCACACCAACAAGAAAAATCGAAACTAGAAGCTCACCAAATCGGACAAAGAATGAAACGCAGCTGTTGGCTCAAACGTGAAGGATGGAGCTCTGATTTCTACTGATTCAGCTCATAGACGGAACGCGTAGCTTGGGAAAACCGACTGCTGGACTACCGTGCTATTACTCCGACAGCTGGCGGGATGGCGAGATGGTAAACTTGGTGCTTGAAGGAGAACCGATGGGTTTCAGGGAAAAACATGGAGATGGTCATGGGATGGATTTAGGGAAAATGGGTTGGATAAATATTAATTGGAAATGGGCTGGGCCTATATACTCATTGGGCCTCACATCAAATGTATTGGTCTctatgttaaaaaaattatatatcaatgactccattattaaaaaaaattggtttttaCATTATGAAAATTCACAAATGAGTGAAGGAAAGTTATACAttggattttattttgataattttattaaaatcaagATAGTAATTAGTTCAGTAACAAAGCGAAGAAATTCGAATTTAATTGAACCATGTGAGAAATTACTCGCCAAAGATGGTTGGATCCCCGAAACAAGTGAAGGGTTCCACATAAAAATTCACATGACGTTCACAGAGCCAACATTATCACAATACATCCAATGTGGCATAGTAACTGGCGATAATTCATTTCTATTTCTTTTTTAATAGGTCTTtggtgagacgatctcacgaatctttattcgtgagacatgtcaactctattgatattcacaataaaagtaatacctttagcataaaaagtaatattttttcatggatgacccaaataataaatccgtctcacaaaatacgacatgtgagaccgtctcacacaagtttttgcctttcttTTTATTATTTAGTATTGAACACTTGCTATATGTCATATCACATATTAAtgacttttttttattttaaaaaagaaaaactatatttttttcatggtaTAAGAATTTACAACCGTTATTTTTCGATAAACACTACGTAAACCCTAAACTAATGCAATAATCTACTAATCATATTAATCAAGCAAATCACACTCGACAAATTCGGTGCAACATGTTCGTCCAAAAAAGTATTAATAAGAGGAATCGAACTCATTATCATTGGTAAGTATTCACCTACTCTACTCACTCGGTCACCATTGAAGCCAAAAGCACATGTGTGTGATCGTGTACTGTAAGGACCATCAGTCATTCCAAacaaaatattgaattttaCAAAAATGCCATGAATTTTTTTCAAGAATCCTCAAACagaaaaaataaacaaacataCTGCGAAACTATACAGTATATAAAGCTAGTCATAACCAAACAAAATCACATAAGATTTCATGTAAGCATACGGACGAtcaaatacatttcatcaattGTAAcgaataatgaaaaataaatgatCCAAAGTAATAGTAAGCATCATTGAAGGGCAAAAACCAAAATTATGATCAACAAACACAAACTTTCATTTCTCATAGAGTGGACACTACAAATGATGAACTCAATAAATATAGAGCATCTGTCCAGTTCTATTTTTTAGCAGTCTTCTGTCTGTTCCATCTAGATAGGTGAATGAAATACGTCCATTGTAATGTGACACTGGATACTAGCTTCACATCTCAGGCACAGAGGTTGCAGTATCAGTGCAAGTCAGTTTCTGGATACAATAATTGCTATCTATACCTGTGGCCAGTATGATGAATGGAATAGGAAGGTAATATATGGAAGTATCACAGTAGAATCTGTGATTCTATCCATCCTTCTCATAAACCATTAAGCAGAGCAGTATCAGAGAATGACGCAAAGGCAATGGTTGTTTTCCTCTTCGTTATCCGTGTCACCTGTTTCACTAATCCAAGAAATTGTGTTCCATGAGAAGGGATTCACCGCACCATTTTAACGCCACataatagacttgaaattctaTGGTAAGAACAATGAGCGGAGAGTTGTTCTTTCTCATGACTGTTAAAGAAAAGATTAAGCTGTCATTCATTTATCTCTCATGTTTTATGTGATCAAGACAAATATATACCACCTTTTACGAAGCTTATTGTAGTATCAATTAGCAGATTTTTCTCTGGAAGTTGTGTGGCAGCGCATCTAAGGGTCTTACACATCTACTTCAAGAAAGAAGATCAATTAACGTGTACAGATCTCAAATATCAACGCGAGTTCATGCTGTTCTTATTCAGGAAAAACAAGAAATCATACAATAATCAAAATAAGATCTTTGGAAGAAACAACTTTAAAGAATATAAGATACCTATCTACAAACCAAATAATGATTTCTAGTTAACCAGAAAGATTTATGACCGGAGAATCATGCGTAAATACGTCGAATAATTCTAGCCTCGATAGCTAGCAGAGGGGTTTTATGCATACAAGAAAATGAGTTTCTATTGACCTTTGGTTTCCATTCAAGAGTTGGAATGTTAAAAAGTTTTGTATGGATAAAAGCAACTACATCCCTAATGGTAACATAATTTTATTGCATGTGGACAGCCAAGACTTGACCCACAGAAGACGAAACTTCAAAATTCCCCCAGTAAATCATGCTTTATTCTAACCTTCCTCTGATGGGACAAAAGGATGACAATTTCAAATTTCCAAAGTGTTAAATAGAAGATCGAAGCATTCTTatctaataaaaatattttcaagttggGCATCGTATTCAATTAAAGTGCATACTATTTCCAGTTATTATAAACAATCAACCATCACTTATAATGCAAAATATACCAAGAACTCAACAAGTAAGTTACTCAAACTCATTATATGACTGGTGAGAAGGTAAATCACCTTGATTCAAATTCCTTGATCTGAGCCAGTTCCTTACCAAAATTATCAATCCATTGTACTCTTTTCCTGACAATTTCTTCAGTAGATTTTGGCACAATAGCCGGTGGCTTTTTAATGCAGCTCTTGCCCACAAAGTTAGCTTCCGTATTCCAATTTACACGCTCTTCTTTTCCTTCACCACATGACTTATTATCAAAACTATCAGAACCTGCAATCTCTGTTGGAACAGTACTGGGAGTACTGTTCTCCAATTTCAGTGGCTCAGAGCAATAAAGATGAGCAACAGAGGGTTTGCAGAAACAAATAAGTGGACAGTGAATCTTGCAAAACAAAACCCTCATCAAAATACTTTCCTTCATCAAAATCTCATGTTTTCGAGCAACGAATGGTCAGTCGGCCCCGTTTATTGTACAGCACCAACAAACGAGgaaaaatacaaaattttgCTTCTTTCATATAGCAAAAAAGCACTGATCTTCAAGAAAAATTGTCCTTGACGATGACAATAAATCTTGAACACAGCATAACTTCCAAAAGGATATACTTTTTTAACCCTTTCAAGAAAGACAAAGGTGGGGAAGAAATCCTTTTCTTGATGGTAAAAAGCAAGAAGGTTACCAGTAGGATTTAAAGAAACTTTCTTTCAACAAGCAAAAAGAACGAGAAAAGAAACCGAGACACAGCAGTTTAAAGATGGACAAACCACTAAACTTAAGTACTACAGTAGCCCAGAAAATTTCACAGATTCTTGAGTTAAATCAATAAAGATttagaaaaaagaaagataATTTATCTCAAGAAAGATTCATCAGTTTGTCAGGATATGAAACTAACATTTCTTGCCCTCCCACGGGAACATTGCCTTCCCTTGAGAGAGATTAGAAGAAGGAACAAAAAGAATGGACGAGATTAGCTGAAGAGTCCACCTACACAAACAAATGATGCACCAATTTTGAAAGACACCCAACTGTGAAAAAACATTTCATGATACTGCTGCATTATAGCTTTTAACTGCTGCAGTGTATTCAATAACATTATATATAACTACCATAAATTCTTGTATTATCTtagtattatattatattattctgTCAGCAGCCTTTTGAATCTTGGTCCTCTCTTTCTTGGCCATTCTTTTAAAAGACACGTTCAAAAGGAAAAATaggaaatttaaaatattattgccTAACTCTTAAAATCTTTCAAGTATTTATTAGATTCATAGAACTAGTATTACTATTCATATGATCAAAATATCGTCACAAGCATGACTTatcaattttcaattttttatgaaaaaaattatgtaaaatTAATTCCATTGCTTTTAAAGATTATACATTTTAACTAACTAGGAATGTTTATGTTATGTgactaataattaaaaatataattacgaGATTTAGATAATGTTTAAAATCGTTTAAATAACATATTGTTTATCAGTATTTACCAATCTAAATatatcaaaaaataataaataaaaaaagtccaatatgacaataaatcatatatattcatTTATTCATATGACACATTTCAATCCGCGTGATTATAACATAATGACAACTCTCTC
This Primulina eburnea isolate SZY01 chromosome 2, ASM2296580v1, whole genome shotgun sequence DNA region includes the following protein-coding sequences:
- the LOC140823044 gene encoding uncharacterized protein, which translates into the protein MKESILMRVLFCKIHCPLICFCKPSVAHLYCSEPLKLENSTPSTVPTEIAGSDSFDNKSCGEGKEERVNWNTEANFVGKSCIKKPPAIVPKSTEEIVRKRVQWIDNFGKELAQIKEFESSHEKEQLSAHCSYHRISSLLCGVKMVR